The DNA region CAGCGCCTCGATCATGACCAAGCCGAAGGGCTCCGGCCAATCGATAGGGAATAGAAGTGCGGCCGCTTCACTTAGGAATGGCCGCTTTTTTGAGTCGTCCACCTCGCCGACGAGTTGAACTGGCTTGTCGTCGATATGCGGCTCGATGTGCTTCTTGAAATAGGCGGATTCCCCTCTGGGTAGCTTGGCAGCGATGCGCAGCGGCAGTCCGGCTGCGCGCGCGATGTGGATTGCATCGTCCGGTCCCTTCTCAGCCGTCAAGCGGCCAAGAAACGCCAGATAGGTGCCCTGTTCGTAACTTGGACGAAACAGGTCCAACGGAAGCCCGTGCTGGATCGTGCCAATCCAGTTTGCATCGGGAAGCGATCGTCGCTGGCTGTCGGAGATCGAGATGAATGGCGCACTTGGATATGCTTGAATGACGTCGGGAAGTCCCGGAAGGTCGAGCCGGCCATGCATCGTGGTGACGAACGGCACGCCGATCCGGCTAAGTAACGGAAGCGGCAGCCAGTCGACATGCGAATGGATTATGTCGAATTCGCCAGACCGTTCCGCGATCGCTTCGAGCAGGAGCGCGTAAGCGGCGTTGGCATCGACGCCCTTTCGTCCAAGACGCAGTGCGCGAGGCAACACCGGATGGAGCTTGCCTTTGGTTCGTGAATCGCCACTTGCGAACAAGGCAACGTCATGTCCAAGCTCGACCAGCTCGTCCACCAACCAGGCGACCACCCGCTCTGTGCCGCCATAGAGCTCGGAGGAACGCTTTCAGCCAGAGGAGCAAGCTGGGCTATTCGCATAGCCTATTCCCCCGCTCCGAGTATGGATCGCATGGCCAACACGACGATTGAAGAGAGCAAATATGAGACGGCGAGGAGCGTCCAAACTGGCCGCGCGCCGCCCGTGACGATGCGCTCGAGCAGCCCTTCTCTGCGCGTTAACATTCGTCGTCGGGAAGTCGCGTGAGATAGGCCAGTCCAAAGCTTGCAATCTCCTCCGCATCGCCTTTGCGAACCTCCCACCCTGCATACAGATGACGTTCAAGGAGACAGCGGCGGATATCCGAGGCATCGACCTCCGAATGGGTAGCGCGGAAAACGGACCAGGCGGTGTCGACAGCTGTCCGCAACGTGCCTGCTTCTGCCATTCACAAAGCTCCAAGCGCGTAGGTATCATTCGCTGGTAACTCGGGATCGGGGCGAAAGTTGCTACTTTCTCCCGATCCGGGAAAACAGCTGCGACCACCCTGGCCACGTCTGAGCCTCTCCGGCGGACCAGGCCCTGGCGCAGCCTGCTACCCGTCTGCGGATCTGCAACACCCCTCGACCAAGCCTATTTTTTGCGTCGTGATTCTCGGCGTGGCCCCCAATCCAGCAAGAAGCAGCGGAAAGCTTCAGTCAAGGTATCTACCTAGGTCGCCCCCGTCCTGTCGTTCACGCCGTCGCCGTTGTCAACGAATGGTCAGATGGCCGGTACCGCGACGGTCGTGCCTGACGCATAGCTCGATCATGGATCAGCGAGCATAATGTACGGGGTGGCGGGCTCAGCGGATTGGCCGTCTAAGGCGGCCTGCACTGAGCTGCAGTAGCTTGCGTTCTGTGCGAACGCCGTCTTTTCGATTTACCGACGGCCACCACGAACTTCGGGTCCCTACGACAGCGGCGGAGCGCGATCTAGGCGTGTTCGCGCGAGCCCGCACGCTTCCCGACGCTAGGGCTGCCGAAAACGCAAGAAGGGCCATCACGGCCGCGGGAATGAGCGGTATGGCTGGGTGAGGCTGACAAAAATCCCAGAAATTATCATGTCCCGAGTTGTGCCTGCAGAAAGCCGCAGTCGGGCTCCTCCTTCACGGCGTGGACCCGGCACCGATCATCAGAAGGGGAAGTGGGAAAACCCCGAACAGCCGCAGGACAAGCACCGCAACCGCAGTTCCCGCAGCGATTGTCTACATCGGGTTTCTATGGCTTGCTGCTTGAGAGATGCCAGCCTAGGGTTTTTCGGACGATAAACTCTGAGACTTGATCCCCTGCGGAGAGACCTTGCAGCGCAGGTCTTCTGCGGTGTCGCTGATTGCGGAGGGCCTCCTTTGCCTTTTGCGACACCCAACGACGCCCCCCCCGACGGCGAGGCAATAGGCCCGGCAAGGCCCCGGAATCGCCAACAGCCCCGCCGACGATGCCGAGGGCGAAAACTAGCTCCGCGAAAGGACTTGCGGCTTCAAGACCTCGGCTGCCCGAGAGCGCCTGTCCTCGCGCCCACGCCGCCGCGTTCTATGCGCGGCGCCGGGGCGTACCGTCTCATCCTTGGAACGTTTTGCCACTTCATCCTGTTCCATAAAAGGCAATCACCGAGGGAGACATGAGATGAAGAAAATCTTCGCTATTGGGCCTCTGCTAGCCGTCGCAATGGTAACCGGCGCATTCGCCGCGACGACCGTCCTAAAGGAGGGGCCAAGGGAAAGTTGGACTGTGACGAATTACTACAAGCAGGCCGTATACGATCCGAAGGAAAGCAAGATCGGCGATATCGACGACGTCCTCGTCGACAAGTCCGGGAAGATCACGGGTCTCGTGATCGGCGTCGGCGGCTTTCTCGGAGCCGGCGAGAAGGATGTCATTGTGCCATTCACGGCAGTCAAGACCACCAAGAAGAATGACAAATGGTGGTTGACCCTGGATGAAACAAAGGACGACCTGAAAGGCGCTCCGGGCTTTAAGTACGACCGCACCAGCACCACCTGGGTGCCCGAGACGAAGTAGCGCGATATCAGCGAACGCGAGGCGTGGTGTAGCTGGCGGCGGTCACCGCGTTCACCGGTAGGAGCCGGGTCGGTCAGCTGGCGATAGCCGGAAGACTGACTGTTGGATCATCGCTCAACGGCGCGATGGTTTCCAGTGTCATGTAGCGGGCGCGCTGGACCGCCGACTCATCGTTCTGTTCGAGCAGGATCCCGCCGATGAGGCGGACGATGGCATCCTCGTTGGGGAAGATGCCGACCACCTCGGTCCGCCACTTGAACCAAGAAAAATGGAAAGGAAAAAAATGTCCGAAGTCCCACTGTCTGCAGCTGATCTGCGGACGCATTTGGATGAGCAAATTGGGTTCTTGGAACCGACCCTCAGCCAAATCGTTCGACGAAGGCTATGAGGACGAAGCGAAACGCCTCGCGGTTACGTTGCGCGTCCTGCTTCACGAAACGAGGAACTCGCACTCGGCACTCGGTCAGCTCGGTTCACTCGACCGCTCAACTACCGACACATCAATGGCCTTTGATCCGTCTAACCAGCTGTCGCACGGCGGCCTTGTTTTCGCCGCTGTCGGCCGCCCCGGTTGCGCAGCTTGATGATGTGCCATGAGCAAACAGGTGCCGTTCGACGAATGGTGGGGCGCACCGGTCTTGGTTGATGCCACCCGCAACATCTTAACCGCAAAGACCTCGTGCTGACCGCTGCCAATCAAGATGGTGGTGCATATGTAGACCCAGCACTCGATGAGGCTTATCTCAGCTTATCGAAGGGGACTTTTATGCGCGCCTTCAGGGTGGAGAATGGCAACAGTGCCCACTCGAAGCGCCGGAGCGCGCAGCTATTCGGCAAGTTGCGCGCGAGGTCCTCAAAACACTGAAGCCGGGTTACGGTAAGAACCCGTCTCACCAAGCAGATGTTATTGCGGGTGGGATGTCCTTGGTCGTGGGCGAGCCGAGCACGTTACAGCTGGAGATGCATAAGGCAGGGAGAGAACTGGCGACTAAGAGACCGGCTGCGAGTACGAAATCGGTCGAAACCAGCCTTGCACTTGTGGCAGCGGAAGAAAGTTCAAGCACCATCACGGGCCCCTCACCTGAAGCTCCGGACGAAAGACGACCAAGCTGAAGCGTACCGACCTCACATGGCGAAACGCGGGATCAGCACCGGCCGCCGCCAACTGCGCAGATGATGTACTGCACCGCCCTGGTGCCGGAAGCCATTGCAAAAGGCCTCCACCGGATCTACCGGCAGAGGCCTGGCGGGTGGATGGCGTGAGGCTGAAACTGTCAGGTGTCACCCCAAGGACCCGAGTTCGCTTAGTTCGACGTGCAGACCTTGACGGTCTTCATGCCAGTTTCAGCTTCAGCCCTGGTCTTGTAAACAGTGTCACCGCTCACAACGGCCGTTTCCGTGGTGGTGGGCTTCGTTTCAGTGATCGTGCACTTCTTGGTCTTGGCGTCTTGCACAACATAAAAGCCTTCAGCAAAGGCAGGCGCAGCGACTGCCGTCATGAGCGCGGCGGCAACAAGGGTCTTCAACTTCATTCCGTCCTCCTCCAGTAGCGCAGGCTTCAGCCTGTCTGCGAAACAACAAAGAAAATTGCCACTTGTTCCTGACGCTCGGAACAGCGCGAGGACCTCCGCGTTGAGCTTCGAACTTGCAATTGGAGAAGAGCGAATGGATGGCCGTGTAGAGGCGAGGATTGTCGGTTTGGCTATCGCGGCCGTATACGTTTGCTTAATGCTCGCTGCCCTGGGCTCTGCATAGGAGCGATCAATTGGGCACCGGCTAGCTACCGCTTCCTGCGCCCTTCTGTTCGCGACGATGCTCATGCTATGCAGCCATTGGTTTGTGGGCAGTCGCGCATCCAGCCTCACGTTCCAGCCAGTTGCTTTTCGCGGCATGCGCTAGCCGCGTCTAATTGCTGCCGTCACGGCCGATTAGGGCGCCCGTTAGTTGATTATTTAGGTGGTCGTATAAAATGGATGCTGGTGGTGCTTGTTGGCGGTATCACGCCGGTTAACGCTGATCTTGAGAAGTTCTCCGACTGCCTTACTGCTGAAGAGCAAATGCGTAGGCATTATGCAGACGCGTTTGAGGCATGGGACCGCTCCGCTGCATCGATTCGAGCGGCACCGAGACTATGCAAGGGCGCGGGATATGCAGGCAAAACGCTTGCTGTCCAATTCCGGCACGTGCGTTCCACACGGTTCGGGCGAAACCATGTCAACGACTGCAAACTCACAGCAGCCCACACCGCCGGCCGCGTCGCCCACGACCCGTTAAGTTAAAGGTGTCGGGCGCTGTGTGAGGTGGGTGCATTGGCGAGAGACGGCGTTGTCGTTCCCCTCTTAAGTTGATTCCTTTGCAGGGTTTCAATTTCAGTTTCGATCTTGCGGGGGTTTCATTCGCCGCTTCGCTTCGATGAGCAGCGCCTCAAGGTCCGCGAGTCGTTTTCGTCCTGTATCGCGCTCGATCCGCCGCAGTTATCGGTGAACGCGTCTTTATGCATCGTGCTTCTCAAGGTTGGCGGGCCTCTTGACCCGTCTTCGCACGGAAGGCTCAAGATTTCCCGGGAGCACTGATACGCGGACCTGTCGAACGCATCCGCTCCCTCGCATGGGACGCACCCGGCGACCGCCAGCTACTGCTACCGTCATAAAACCCCGTCTCCCTACTCAGCTGTTGCGCGGTCAAGCAGGTTCTTCACGCTCAATAGCATCATCTGAGCATCCACGCGAGTAATAGATGCTCGCTCCCTGGGCTTGCGAAGGCGCAATGCCGCGCCGCGAGATCCACTCCGAATACACAAGCGCGGTGTCTACCAAATCCGTCCGACGTCTGAGACGTTCGAAGCTTACATGGTTTTTGATTAACATAAGCGATGACGGTGAGCGCCAAAGGTGGACGTTCAAGATAACGGGCTGTTCCGGAAAAGGGCACTCATCGACTTCCAAAAGAGCGGCGATGATATCGCCGCGGCCATCAAGCAACTTGGATAGTCCCAGAAGGCGCGAGAAGACCGGGTCAGGCTGCGCGGAGCATGATCCGGAAAAGTGGATACCGCTTTTCTCGGGACAAAGGCGAAGCGTTTGCCGGCGATCATGCTCAAATAACGAGCTGTTTCGCGATTGCGCCCTCGCGTTTCTTTAGCGCCTCAACAAGCCGACGCCCGAGAACCGCTGGCGGGCTCGTCAAACGTAAGGTCCTTCTGGCAGCATTTCGGTGATCGTGCCGAACGGATGCTCGACCGTCTCCCGACGCTGACGCATGGCTTGTGGGTTTGCATCGAGGCGCTCAGCGAAAGGGTAGCAAAATTCAGGAGGGGGATTATTCGAGAGCCATATCTTCGATCGAGAGGCCCGGCAGTCTCGCGTTGATCCAAATTTATCCGAAGGTCTTTGGCCGCGTCGCCGCTTATCGCGAGACGAAACACGCCATCTTCAGTCGAAATCTCTAGGACATCGGATTAGTCGTCCCTTGAACATCCCAGTTTAGTTGCAGACTTCACAAGCAAGCGGATCGCCAAGTTCCGGAGGCATTCAACAGAGACAGAGATGGTTGAATTGAGTGCCAAGCGACGGGCCTCAGATTTTGGCGGCCCAAAGACTTATGGTCGCGGACTTTAGCGGTCAATCCAATTAGGTACAACTTCCCTATGCGACTGAACCTGTTCAGCAGACCCTATAGCGATGGAAACGCGAGCTTGGGATCGTTCAGCTGGCTCGCGAGCGATCAATCCGCGCTACGCATGCGCGGTCGCTTCGGGCACGGTGAAAAGCCGCACGCAGCATGTTTCCGGCCTGAACAGCCACCCTTCTTGCCGTCTTCCAAACTGCAAGAGATTCGACCATGTCCATCATGGTTCGCCAATACCGATATCCCCACGCAAAAGCAGGTATCGACAGCAGCTTCTCCTTATTCAGCTGGAACAGCCGCTCCACGAGAGTGAGCTTCAAGACTTCCGCTGCAATAAAAGTGACAGCTCCCGGGGAAAAATGCCCGGTCCCGATCAAATAGGCGCTCAAAGGTTTTGCTGGCTCGAGGATGATCACCGGTACCGCAAAAAGGGCAAGCGAAGGATACGGCGGCAATGAAGCAACCCGGACCCGTACGCGTTCCATCAGCCTCTGTCTAGCCATCCACGCTGTGATCGGCCGCGTCACATAGGAAAAGACGGCGTCGACGATGAAGTAGACGATCGCGAATATAAAAACCGGTGTGTTCCAAAGGCGGGTCATGACACCTCCGGCGTATCAAAGCGCGCCTCGAGGATGTGTTCCTGGAAGCCGGCGAGTAAATGAGGGAACCGGGAGCAGTCCTGGGCACGGAGGAGCCGAAACGAAGTCTCCAGACCATCAGAACCATCGCGCGCAGCAGGCACACCGCAGTCGATTCCGGACGTTGAACAGCGCCAAGTCCCGGGCCTCCCTTCGACCTGCAGCTGAGCCTTGAAAACAAAATGGGCTTGGGAGGTGAGGCGGCATCGCTCCGACGGTCTTCACTTGGTCGCAGGGAGCGTACTTCGAGCGTCGTCAGGGGCACTCGGGCATCGTGACCTTCTCCAGTTAATGAGGATGGCCATTCTCAATCGGGTAACCTTCCGAAATTTTTGTCCGCATTTAAACCATTGGCGACGTAATTGGGTCCGATGGTTCGTGGGCAACGTCTCGGAATTAAAAAAGCAACGCTTAAGCCTGCACCTAACCGAGACAAAGCCCGGCTGGCAGAGCCCATGCGATCGCGCAGCACAAAATAAGCAGACTGACCAAAGAGCGAATGGATAGCGGCGTGATTAATGCATTCGCTGGACGGCCGCCGGAACACTTCAAAGCGGCAATTTGGCCGCATATCACATAAACGCCGCTTCTCTGTTTGTGGTTGCATGTTTGTAGGTCCCAAGTTCTTGGGTAGTTATCCGTTCTTCAGTGACTACGGAAAATCTGACCAGCCGTGCCGGGCCGAATGTTGTGGAAATGGCGACATCGGCGGCATCGCGGCCTCGTGCAATGACAATGCGACCAATTCGTGGATGATTATGCCGAGCGTCGAACGTGTACCAGCGGTCGCCAAGATAGACTTCAAACCAGGCACTGAAGTCCATTGGAGCTGGATCTTTAGGCACCCCGATGTCGCCAAGATAGCCGGTGCAATATCGGGCGGGAATGTTCATACACCGACAAAGCGTGATCGCCAGATGGGCGAAATCTCGGCATACGCCTCTGCACTCTTCATGACCTTCCGCCGCCGTCCGATCGCAACGAGCATGGTGATATCCGAACTCCATCCGGTCATGTACATAATCACAGATGGCTTGAACCCGTTGCAAGCCACTAGCGATGTTACCGAATTGGGACCAAGCAAAACTGCTGAGTTTCTCCGTATCGCAATAGCGGCTGCCGAGCAGATATATCAACGTGCCATCTGGAAGTTGACCGACTCCAATTTGCGGCGCGTCAGGCGCGAGATCATCCGGTCGTCCGCTGTCTGCAATGATGAAGCGGTTGCGGATCTCAATGAGGCCAGCCGGAGCCCTCAACCGGGTACACTCG from Bradyrhizobium sp. B124 includes:
- a CDS encoding transglutaminase family protein, whose protein sequence is MEIEAGYDIAFNCDRDVPMVLMLSIHPSRHRDLLTEHKMYLSPNVSYRNYRDSFGNECTRLRAPAGLIEIRNRFIIADSGRPDDLAPDAPQIGVGQLPDGTLIYLLGSRYCDTEKLSSFAWSQFGNIASGLQRVQAICDYVHDRMEFGYHHARCDRTAAEGHEECRGVCRDFAHLAITLCRCMNIPARYCTGYLGDIGVPKDPAPMDFSAWFEVYLGDRWYTFDARHNHPRIGRIVIARGRDAADVAISTTFGPARLVRFSVVTEERITTQELGTYKHATTNREAAFM
- a CDS encoding PRC-barrel domain-containing protein, whose translation is MKKIFAIGPLLAVAMVTGAFAATTVLKEGPRESWTVTNYYKQAVYDPKESKIGDIDDVLVDKSGKITGLVIGVGGFLGAGEKDVIVPFTAVKTTKKNDKWWLTLDETKDDLKGAPGFKYDRTSTTWVPETK